The following nucleotide sequence is from Punica granatum isolate Tunisia-2019 unplaced genomic scaffold, ASM765513v2 Contig00537, whole genome shotgun sequence.
CCACACCAATCCATCCCGAACTTGGTGGTTAAACTCTACTGCGGTGACGATACTGTAGGGGAGGTCCTGCGGAAAAATAGCTCGACGCCAGGATGATAAAAAGCTTAACACCTCTCATTCTTATTACTACTTTTTcatattgaaaaagaaaaaaaaaatgaaaaggtcgtTTTATTCAAAACCCCAATTATGAAATCCCTTCTCTCCCCCTTCACACCTCGGAACGCACCCTTATTATAGAGAAAAAGGCGCTTTCACATCTTCTTAACCCGAAATGGCTGGGGAGAGGAAaggttcctttttttttagggtACTCCCGGGAACAGACAGATCCAGTGGAGACGGGGCGGGGCCTGTAGCTCAGAGGATTAGAGCACGTGGCTACGAACCACGGTGTCGGGGGTTCGAATCCCTCCTCGCCCACAACCGGCCCAAAAGGGGAAGGACCTTTCCCTATGGGGGTAGGAAAATCATGATCGGGATAGCGGACCCAAGGCTATGGAACTTGGGTGTGGGTCTTTTGTCGAAATGAAATGgccttccttttttctttttatttattatttatcgtTAAGGgctgaaaaatgaaatatagtATGCCGCCCCGCCCGAATcagcatattttttttttgttttacgCCCCGTAACTCTTCCTCAGCCAGGCTTGGTCAAAATACAAAATAGCAGAGCAAGTAAAAGTATTAGTAGCATAGCAAAAATGCGTTCCTCGTCATTAATATGTTTGCTCGCGGTAATTGTGGCCTCTCGGGAGAATCGAGAACTGCATCTTTGATGCACTTGCTAGTACTAGTACATCTGAGAATTCTTAATTGGCTAGTTGTAAACAGCCCCAGGACTATGGAACAAAGGGTTATCCCGGACCTACACCGAGATATTGACGGTGATTCTCAAATATCGAAGAACAGAATGTGATACGATGAGATAGAATGCAATAGAAACAAAGACACAGGGAACCAAGGGGTTACCGTACTCTTAACGGTCAAAGCGAACCCTTTCATTCTGAATTCTTTAATTCGGAATGAATCAAATCTCCCCAAGTAGGATTCGAACCTACGACCAGTCGGTTAACAGCCGACCGCTCTACCACTGAGCTACTGAGGAACAACGGGAGATTAGATCTCATAGAGTTCAATTCCCGTTCTCAACTCATAACCAATATGAGCTCGAAGTTTCCTTCGTAACTCCCGGAACTTCTTCGTAGTGGCTCCGTTCCATGCCTCATTTCATAGGGAACCTCAAAGTGgctctatttcattatattccATCCATATCACAATTCCATTCATTTAATATCCCTTTGGTGTCATTGACATAAGAGATGTCGTTTCTAGTCTATATCTTTCTATATATGGAAAGTTCAAAAATCATCATATAATAATCCAgaaattgaaatagaaaagaaaaaggggaggTTTGTGatgattttgaaatctttTATACTCGGTAATCTAGTATCCTTATGGATGAAGATAATCAATTCGGTCGTTATGGTCGGACTCTATTATGGATTTCTGACCACATTCTCCATAGGGCCCTCTTATCTCTTCCTTCTCCGAGCTCGGATTAtggaagaaggagaggaaggaACCGAGAAGAAGGTATCAGCAACAACGGGTTTTATTGCGGGACAGCTCATGATGTTCATATCGATCTATTATGCGCCTCTGCATCTAGCATTGGGTAGACCTCATACAATAACTGTCCTAGCTCTACCCTATCTTTTGTTTCATTTCTTCTGGAACAATCACAAACACTTTTTTGATTATGGATCTACTACCAGAAATTCAATGCGTAATCTTAGCATTCAATGGATATTCCTGAATAAtctcatttttcaattattcaacCATTTCATTTTACCAAGTTCAATGTTAGCCAGATTAGTCAACATTTATATGTTTCGATGCAACAACAAGATGTTATTTGTAACAAGTAGTTTTGTTGGTTGGTTAATTGGTCACATTTTATTCATGAAATGGGTTGAATTGGTATTAGTCTGGATACAGCAAAATAATTCTATTAGATCTAATGTACTTATTCGATCTAATAAGTACCTTGTGTCAGAATTGAGAAATTCTATGGATCGAATCTTTAGTATTCTCTTATTTATTACCTGTGTTTACTATTTAGGCAGAATACCGTCACCCATTGTTACTAAAAAACTGAAAGAAACCTCAGAAACGAAGAAAGGGGGGAAAGTGAGGAAGAAAGAGATGTAGAAATAGAAAGAACTTTCGAAACGAAGGGGACTAAACGGGAACAAGAGGGATCCACCGAAGAAGATCCTTCTCCTTCCCTTTTTTCGGAAGAAAAGGAGGATCCGGACAAAATCGATGAAAGGGAAGAGATCCGAGTAAATGGAAAGGGGGATGAATTCAACTTTAAAGAGACATTCTATAAAGATAACCCAGTTTATAAAACTTCTTATCTGGATGGGAATAAAGAGAATTCAAAGTTAGAAATATTTAAAgaagataaatatttattatggtttgaaaaaaaaaaaaaaaaacaaaaagagattttattttgtaaaattcaaaaaatgaaaattaaaataaattaataaaaaaattaatacaaaAACTAAATACAATAAGAGATAAGAAGAAATGCGACCCCCCCTACATATTTGATACCTTCTCCTAAAAAGAAACTCGCAAGACCGAACCCATTTGTAATTCCATCAATTACTCGTCTATCAAAAAAATGAGTTAGTTCCGCTAATCCTCTTATACCCTCAATTAAAGATTTGTATACAAAGCATCTATATAACCACGATTATATGACCAATCATATAtcccatttattattttgtcccGCAGAACTCTATTAGGAGTTCTTTTAACAACTGAATTAAGTAagtttaaattttgtaaagaTGAATAAATAGGCTTATATAAGAAAGTCGCTAAAAATATTCCTACAAAAGCTATACTGAGAGAAAAACTTGCATTTGTCACAAATTCCTCCCAATTCACagaattatttgaattttgatgtaaaatatttatagaCGGATTTAACAATTTAGATAATATATCTAAATTACTTTCATCTTGATTAAACGGAATTCCTATGGCTCCAACAAACAAAGTAAATAGGACTAATAGAAAGATGGGAAATATCATAGTATTGTCCGATTCATGGGGATAAGAGAAAGTGTTTTTAGTGCGAAAATGAATAATAGTAAGAAAAGGGCTTAGAATCCTTTTTACATTACCATCAATTTGATATGTCTtattccaaaaaaaagaagcccTTTCATTATTATCCATTGCCAATAAAGTTAAAAacgaaaattttttttaatctttttggTATTTCTTTTCCCCATAGAGATATTGAATAGAAAGAGCTGCTTTTTTGACCACTATAATTTTGAAACTGAACGTTTAAATGTCCTTCAAAAGTAAGTAAATAGACCCGAAACATATAAAATGCGGTTAATCCTGCTGTGGAACAAGCTATTATTGCGAAAATCGGTGAATACAACCAACTATCATTAAGAATCTCATCTTTGGACCAAAAACAAGCAAGAGGTGGAATACCACAAAGAGAAAGTGTACCCACTAAAAAGGCGGTTTTTGTAATTGGGACATGCTTTTTTAAACCTCCCATAAGAACCATATTCTGACTTTTATCTGGAGAATATCCAACAATAGATTCCATTGAATGAATAATAGATCCGGAGCCTAAAAACAACAATGCTTTGGAATAAGCATGAGTAATCAAATGAAATAAAGCGGCTCGATAAGAGCCCATACCTAGAGCTAACATCATATAACCTAGTTGAGACATTGTAGAATAAGCTAAACTTCGTTTAATATCTTTTGAGCCAGAGCTAAAGTAGCTCCTAATAATACTGTTATTATACCTATCAAAGATATGAAATTCATTATGTAAGGTATGATTataaaaagaggaagaagtcGAGCTACAAGAAAAATTCCCGCTGCTACCATAGTAGCAGCATGGATAAGAGCCGAAATAGGAGTAGGGCCTTCCATGGCATCAGGTAACCATACATGAAGGGGGAATTGTGCAGATTTAGCAACTGCACcagtaaataaaagaaaggaacacaaagtaagaaatagaaaattaactTCATTATTATAAATCAAGTTATTGAATATTTCGAACAAATCCCGAAATTCAAAACTACCCGTTATCCAATAAAGACCTAAAATTCCTAATAATAAACCAAAATCCCCTACACGATTAGTTACAAACGCTTTTTGACAAGCAGTTGCCGCAATAGGTCGCGTGAACCAAAAACCTATTAATAGGTAAGAACACATTCCGACTAAttcccaaaaaatataaatttgtatcAAATTAGAACTAGTAACTAATCCCAGCATTGAAGTATTGAAAAAACTCAGATAAGCAAAAATCTCAAATATCCTTGATCATGAGACATATAATTATCACTATAAAAAAGAACCAAAATTCCAACGGTAGtaattaatattaacataATAGAAGTAAGTGGATCGATTAAGTAACCGAATTCTaaagaaaaatcattattAATGGTCCAAGACCATACATATTGATAGAGAGAACTTCTATTTATTTGCTGAATAGATAGATAGACTGAAAGAATCATAACTATACTTAACAATAAAATACTAGGAAAAGCCCACACACGACGAAGATTTTTTGTTGCCGTTGGAAAAAGTAGAAGTCCCACTCCTATTAACATAGGAACTGGTAGTGGAATGAAAGGTATAATCCATGAATATTGATATGTATATTCCATAATAAAAAACCTTTTTATTCTTGttttattcttaattaattgtttctgATTCACCGGCTTTTTTAGgttcaataaaaaatcaagatacggaaaatttaaataaaattttctattcttAATTATTCtcaatctttttttcaatACTTCAAATATTCAAATCAAGAAGTTAGGATTGGTCAAATGATATGAGTATAACCAAGTTACGAttacaaatttatttattaatatattaaactaTATTAAGTAAGATTTTTAGGAAgatacaaaaaaatttcaattaatattacGTATTACGATAATTTATATCTATAgagcaaagaaaaagaattaaactCAAATAGCCTACTTAATACATTACTTTATTTTGATATGACTAATATATTTGATATGACtaatataatagtaataataggATGGCCCATAACTTGATTCTAAAGAACTTTTTTTCGttccttttttgaaaaattcattgGGGAACTCAGCGACTGTCTTTTATTGGACTGGAAGACATCTTTTGTTGTAGGGAAAGAATATGATATTcgatattttccttttcataacataaaaagaaatagacttaaaagaaaaaggagaattactaaaataacttttctaaaatcatGTATCCTTTTTGATTAACTACTAGTTTCATTCAAATTATGTGTACGCGCTCTTTTGAGCTTGATCAATttaatagcaaaaaaaaaaatgaaagtaatTTTGAATTAGGGGGGATAAGGTAAGGATTGGGTTTTGAAACCTTTCAATCTATTTACCTGTTTTATTACcggtaaaaagaaaatatagcaGAACAAAAATGGACAGGGatatcaaaaaaaaacaaaaattctaaagttttatttttcaatttttttttttattttatacaatatctggaaaagaaagaaaaattttaattgtttgAACAATAGATGTCTTTCACATCCAACTATAGAAATGAATAACTTTTAAACTTTTCATGGCAGTTCCAAAAAAACGTACTTCTATATCAAAAAAACGCATTCGTAAaaatatttggaaaaaaaaggcaTATTGGGCGGCGTTGAAAGCTTTTTCATTAGCAAAGTCTCTTTCAACCGGgaattcaaaaagtttttttgtacgacaaataaataatcaaacgCTAGATTAAATAATCTAAATCTGAAAATGGGACCCcctttatttaatatattttttcatttccgAATGGggattctttttttccccatcGGTTCACTTGtcacaataataaataagttttttttctaCATAAAAGAAGATATAAGATctttaggaaaaataaaaatcaaaaaaagATCGTTGAAATTAATTGACTAAGTTAAAAAAACTGTTTTGTGACTTTAACTTTTggaatcattattttttctgacTCAGTATAGAATATATTCCCGACTCCTTTGATAAAagtcctctttttttttttatttaggtAGGTATTATAGACGGATAATGTGTCAATTTTGAGTGGTCAAAATGGATCCTATGTTTTGTTTGTAAAGGAAGATTGATCAatctttataattaattctaattttacaaagaatttttttctttacggTAGATTAGGAATAATTATGATAGAAAATCAAAAACTTTTTGTTAGACAAGATGTTTAGACCAATATTTAATTGGTCTACTAAAtcctaaataaaaatttctataGGACAAAAAGAACCTAAGGGTTAATACAAAGTTCTacaaatatttacataattccTTGGATGTCACACTATGCACTATGATccataaaaagaatttttttattcattgaaCAAATGCATTTTTAGTTTAgattcataaaataaataaaaaatgaatttttcaaaaatattcaaaaatgcaaatatgaaagaactttttaaaaattatatacttGGGTTGAAGCCATAATTATTTAGTTGCagaatttccatttttatagAGCATAAATTCCATTTTTATAGAGCATAAACTACGAAAATGTCCTCTGTTAAATAAAACATCTTAATCTTATTATCAAGAAAAGGATAATAAAGATTTTATTAGAATCTTTCAATGCCTATTTATATTGATTATATTGAATATTGAAAGGAAACGGTTTTTTCTCATTAATttgaattcaaaaaaaaaatattgaattgaCTCCTTCAATCTCGACGATTAACTAAAaatagattattattatttcaaataccCTACGCCGCTATGGTGAAATCGGTAGACACGCTGCTCTTAGGAAGCAGTGCTAGAGCATCTCGGTTCGAGTCCGAGTGGCGGCATAGCGTCTTATAAAAGAGATATAATAAGTCCTATAATGAATTCAATTCCTAATTTAATTCCGTATAATTTTCTACTattccccccttttttttattatgatattttttactttagaACATATATTAACTCATATATCCTTTTCGATCGTTTCAATTGTAATTACAATTTATTTGATAAGCTTATCGGTCGATGAAATCATAGGACTATATGATTCGTCAGAAAAAGGGATGATAGCGACTTTTTTCTGTATAACCGGATGTTAGTCACTCGTTGGATTTATTCGGGCCATTTCCCATTAAGTAATTTATAtgaatcattaatttttctttcatggagTTTCTACATTATTCATATGGTTCCatatgttaaaaaaataaaaattatttaagggCGATAACTGCGCCAACTACTATTTTTACCCAAGGCTTGTTACTTCAGGTCTGTTAACTGAAATGCATCAATCAGAAATATTAGTACCTGCTCTCCAATCCCATTGGTTAATGATGCACGTAAGTATGATGGTATTGGGCTATGCAGCTCTTTTATGTGGATCATTATTATCAGTAGCTCTCTTAGTCATTACATTTCGAAAAGTTCTAAGGATTTTTAgtaaaaacaataattttttaaacgACTCATTTTCCTTTGGAGAGATCCAATACATGAATGAAAGAAACAATGTTTTATTAAGCCCTTCGTTTTTTTCTTCTAGAAATTATTACAAGGCTCAACTGATTCAACAATTAGATCATTGGGGTTATCGTATTATTAGTTTAGGATTTATCTTTTTAACCATAGGTATTCTTTCGGGAGCAGTATGGGCTAATGAGGCATGGGGATCCTATTGGAATTGGGATCAAAAGAAACTTGGGCATTTATTACTTGGACCCTATTTGCCATTTATTTACATACTCgaacaattaaaaatttggAAAGTGTAAATTCTGCAATTGTAGCTTCTATAGGCTTTCTATCATTTGGATATGCTATTTTGGGGTAAATTTATTAGGAATAGGGTTACATAGTTATGGTTCATTTAATTTACATTAAgatctaattaaattaaaaagatcCTGACGAATACAAAGATAGAATATACCTATATttctatatctataaataataaatattataatattattataatatattaagatatattattagaagaatataagaaagaaataaactgTCGAGAACCATTTGGAATCAAGTAGTGTAGTGATTCAAATGGTTCTCACAAAGGCCAAATCTATCTGGTTACAATTCCAATTCTTTTTACTTAACTTAAaacttgagaaaaaaaaagcttaagagaaaaaaagactTTTCTCATTCTACAACGAacaatatcaaaataataagatTGCTTTTTGATGTTCGTTTTTTTCTTGTTCCTGAAACCTAtcgataaaaataattagataTATAGCTTCCACTTGTCAAATGATAATGAAGAACGAAATCCGGATAAATACCAATACCCTATTATGGGTAGAAGGATGAGATCGAAAAAATAACTCTCGCGGTccagaataaaaaaaataagagttTGGAACATTAAATAGCTTGTATCCATAGAACATTTGGCGTATCatggaaataaataaataggcGTTAATATCATTCCAATTGCCATTAAAAAGTAACTAGTATTTTTTGgtataaaagatatttttgactggtaattattccaaaaaatactaataattCTGCAACAAAACCACTCATGCCGGTAATGCAAGGGAAGCATCGATAAGATACTGAACATCGTAATATTTTTGGAAGGGGGATAGCCATTCCACCCATTTCGTCGAGATAAAGAAGACGTATTCTATCATAACTCGTTCCtgccaagaaaaaaagagcagCACCAATAAATCCATGAGAGATTATTTGTAAAACGGCTCCATTGAGTCCCGTATCGGTTATAGCCAATTCCAATAATTATGAAACCCATATGAGATATAGAGGAATAggctattcttttttttaaattacgtTGACCTGGAGATGTTGAAGCTGCATAGATTATTTGTATTGCGCCTATTGTAATCAACCAGGGAGAAAATAGGGAATGGGCGTGGGGTAATAATTCCATATTGATCCGAACCAACCCGTAGGCTcccatttttaataaaattccAGCTAGAAGCATACAGGTACTATAATGTGCCTCCCCGTGGGTGTCTGGTAACCATGTATGTAAGGGTATAATCGGCGATTTGACAGCAAAAGCAATAAGAAAGCCAATATAGAATATTATTTCCATTGCCGCGGGATACGATTGATTAGCtaatgtttcaaaatttaatGTTGGTTCATTAGAGCCATATAAACAACCAATACCAAAACTCCtattaatagaaaaatggACCCTCCCGCAGTGTACAAAATGAACTTTGTAGCTGAATAGAGACGTTTTCTCTTCCCCCCCCCACATGGATAGAAGTAGATAAACGGGAATTAATTCTAACTCCCACatgatgaaaaaaagtaaaaggtCTCGAGAAGAAAATGATCCTATTTGACCGCTGTACATTGCTAACATCAGAAAATGGAATAATCGGGAATCTCGAGTAATTGGCCGAGCCGCTAAAGTAGCTAAGGTGGTAATAAATCCCGTCAGTAAAATAGGTCCTATAGAAAGTCCATCTATTCCCAATCtccaataaaaatcaaaaattgATCCATTTATAATCCTCTGCTAATTGGGTTAAGGGATCGTCCAATTGGAAATGAGAACAGAATGTATAGGTTGTTAAAAGAAGCTCTaagatacatatacatatagtaTACCACCTAATTACTTTATTTCCTCTATGAggtagaaagaaaataaaagaacccGTCAATATCGGCAAAACTACAATTATTGTTAACcaaggaaatcattcgtgGTAAAGACAAGATACACTTGGACAAAAAAACCCGTgctcaaaaaaaaataatatattattctattttcgatttttaagcACGGGTTTTTgtcggtaaaaaaaaaatcaactgtATTCAAAATGGATTTATGTGGTTTTTTCTGAAACGTATTAATAAGCTAGACCCATGCTTCGAGTTGTTTCATGCCATAAATAAACTCGAACGCTCAAAAAATCCGTTGGGCAGGCGGATTCACATCTCTTACAACCGACACAGTCTTCT
It contains:
- the LOC116190972 gene encoding uncharacterized protein LOC116190972 — protein: MILKSFILGNLVSLWMKIINSVVMVGLYYGFLTTFSIGPSYLFLLRARIMEEGEEGTEKKVSATTGFIAGQLMMFISIYYAPLHLALGRPHTITVLALPYLLFHFFWNNHKHFFDYGSTTRNSMRNLSIQWIFLNNLIFQLFNHFILPSSMLARLVNIYMFRCNNKMLFVTSSFVGWLIGHILFMKWVELVLVWIQQNNSIRSNVLIRSNKYLVSELRNSMDRIFSILLFITCVYYLGRIPSPIVTKKLKETSETKKGGKVRKKEM